GCTAttaaaaagggggagatgttgtggtcACGAAGTGGAAGGCTCCCTACATTCGGCGTTAAGGACGTATGCAGCCACTGAGTGACTGATGAGCGGTTAGCAGACGAGAGAGCGCCAGACGCTCGTGGGACACCGTCGGGAACACAAGGGCTGATCGTGTAATAAagtattgtgtattgtttattacgtGTTCGGTGTAAATATAAATTGTATACTCTCGGCCATCCGAACACAACAGTATTCATGAGTTTAATACCATTCGCCTCACTAAACTCCTTCCATTCCGTATATTCTTTGCTAAGTTGTGGCGCGTTGTCAGCTTTCAGTGCAATTGGAATGCCGTACCGACTAAACATTGTTGAAAGTTCTTTTATAACATCGCTGGTAGTTGTGGTTTCCATTTCACACACTTGCATGAATCGGCTGTAGCAATCGATTACTACTAGGAGATGTTGTCCTTCTGGGAGAGGACCGAGAAAATCTAAGGCAATTGTGTGCCAAGGAGAAACagataatttatttcgttGTAAGGGTTCCGGAGGTGCTGCTGCCTCTACAAGTGTACAGCCTCGGCAATTCTTAACAAATTGTTCCACCTGTCCATCCATCTTTGGCCACCAAACATGAGATCTTAGATGATTTTTCATCATAGTGATGCCTGGGTGTCCCTCATGGCCCGTTTTCAGCACATTATCCCTTAAAGCTAATGGTACGACAATTCGATCTCCTCTAAGAAGAACTCCTCCTAGTTCACATAATTCATTGTCAATCACACGGTACTCGATAGGTAGCTCTTGTGTTTTTCCCGTGTTCAATAACGTTAATACTTCTTGAATTTCTACGTCTTGTCTACTTTCTGTTTCTATATCACGCCAGTTCAACGCTGAAGAATTTGCCGCATGAGTAGCCACTTCTCTTACGAATATTTCTTCTGATGCATCGAATGGTATCGCATTTTGTACTGGAAGCCGAGGTAATGCATCAGCTACATTATCTTTCCCTGACATAAACACGATCCTATAGTCGAATGCTTGTAAACGCAATACCCATCTTTCTATGCGCGCACACGGTTTTGATCTTTTCGAGAAGAGATAGTTTAATGCCTTACAATCCGTGAATATGTCAAATTCTTTACCTAGTAAATAATATTGGAAACGTTCAACACCCCAAATAATACCTAGTGCTTCCTTTTCAGTCTGGCAGTAACGATGTTCTGTGTCCGTTAATGCTTTGGAAGCGAAGCTGATAACACGATGTTTGTCACTATTATCGAACTGAATAAGGATAGCGCCCAATCCATGCGGACTAGCGTCGGTCATTATGGCAGTTCGGTCCTCGACTTTATAAAATCCCAAGTTATCAATATTCCCCATTGCTTTCTTTATGGCATTGAATGCTTTTGCGTGTTCTTCTGTCCATCCAAATCTGGTGTCCTTATGTAGCAATCACCGTAAGGGTTCATCGAGGGTGGCTAGCATCGGTACGAACTTATTCATGTAATTTGCCAACCCAAGAAAACTACGAACTTCTGTTTCACATCGCGGTTCACGGAACGATAGAAtagttccaattttgtttcttgatgGCATAATTCCCTCTTGATTAAGACTGTGTCCTAAAAATTCTATATCCGATACTCGCAATTGGCATTTCTCCCAGTTCAATTCTATTCCACGGTTTTTTAATCGACTAAGAACCTGCATATGATAGAAAAGACCCATTTATTCAATAGATTTgttacattcaattcaattcaaacattCCATTACCTTATTCAACCTTTTATCATGCTCCTGCAAATTTTGACCTTCAATTAGCACGTCATCGAGATACCAAATTGTTCCTTCGCAACCAGATAGAGTCTCATCCATCGCTTTTTGAAATAACTCTGGAGCAGTCAccaaaccgaacggcagccgCTTGAAACGGTACAACCCTCGTCGGGTTATGAAAGTTGTCACGTCTCGCGAATCCTCAAGACACAAACGAGGCTCTCCGTTTGACTTTCCCACTACGACCAATGGCGAAACCCTTGTCGTCGGGCCTGTCTTTATCTCGATTATATCCCTTTTTAACAATCCATCTAACTTCCGATCTACTGACTCCTCCAAAGGTATCGGAATTCGTCGCATTGACTGATAGACCGGGATGATCTGTGGATTCATCTTGATTTTTGCTGTTATGCCCTTCATTTTTGGAAACGGATCTACTTGCACTCTGTTTATGTCTAGCCCGACTTTCAAAATACCTAGTTGCTTAGCCGTCTTGTCACCCAGTAAGCAACGTTGTCCTTTTTCTACCACAAAAAACTCCGCTTGAATGCGTTGGCCCCCTACAGCAACCTCCGCAACAAAAGTGCCTAATATTGTGAGTGGTTTTTTGCTTCCGTATGCCCTCAAGATCTTTGAACTTCGTTTCGTTGATGAAACTACCGCTATGTTCCGATTTTTTAATTCCTCCCACATTTCACTAGGAATTAAATTGGCATCAGCGCCTGAATCGACCATCATTTCAAGAGAAACTCCTCCAAGCATACAAGATATTACGTTTGACTCATTCCCTGAATAGAATGCATAATACACTTTCGAACTATGTGTTTCCTCCTCagttttcggttgttttgccTCTGATGATTCGTCAATTGCTCTTATTTGACGTTTAGTCGGACCCTTCTCCATAAACTTTCGGcacatttgttcaaaatgACCAAGTTTCTTACAATTTCTACATTCCTTCCCGCGAGCAGGGCAATTGAAAGATGCCGCAAAGTGTCCTACACGTCCGCAATTGAAACAAGCCTTTTCATTACGCCTGTTTTCAACTTGTCTGGATCCCTTATATTCCGCTCTGggatttccttttcttccgcCGTGCTcgattttaaacactttttcagaTGATGGTCCAGCTGCCATTTCAGCTGTTTGATTATCTATGCTCTCTTGCGCA
The Anopheles merus strain MAF unplaced genomic scaffold, AmerM5.1 LNR4000216, whole genome shotgun sequence DNA segment above includes these coding regions:
- the LOC121601885 gene encoding uncharacterized protein K02A2.6-like encodes the protein MQEMRPVPMLLCDKIETAKLATEWKIWKEALECYFAAYNVTDQTEKKAKLLHLGGPALPRVFKNLKDHDHVSLVMLEPRWYDQAVEKLDEFFGPQYQATTERRNLRMMKQKPGERFAEYLIRLKQQASQCGFDKYSKEVASTLRDIYLTDAVVQGCSSNEVRRKILQKNLKFSEIEDMGVAQESIDNQTAEMAAGPSSEKVFKIEHGGRKGNPRAEYKGSRQVENRRNEKACFNCGRVGHFAASFNCPARGKECRNCKKLGHFEQMCRKFMEKGPTKRQIRAIDESSEAKQPKTEEETHSSKVYYAFYSGNESNVISCMLGGVSLEMMVDSGADANLIPSEMWEELKNRNIAVVSSTKRSSKILRAYGSKKPLTILGTFVAEVAVGGQRIQAEFFVVEKGQRCLLGDKTAKQLGILKVGLDINRVQVDPFPKMKGITAKIKMNPQIIPVYQSMRRIPIPLEESVDRKLDGLLKRDIIEIKTGPTTRVSPLVVVGKSNGEPRLCLEDSRDVTTFITRRGLYRFKRLPFGLVTAPELFQKAMDETLSGCEGTIWYLDDVLIEGQNLQEHDKRLNKVLSRLKNRGIELNWEKCQLRVSDIEFLGHSLNQEGIMPSRNKIGTILSFREPRCETEVRSFLGLANYMNKFVPMLATLDEPLR